In Triticum aestivum cultivar Chinese Spring chromosome 5B, IWGSC CS RefSeq v2.1, whole genome shotgun sequence, the following proteins share a genomic window:
- the LOC123114824 gene encoding uncharacterized protein — MAASPPPTKGQSNSIDTLSRCLLDSTGDTEITPSETELGNMEMAGDKGCSDDTHSIPPTEIKVAGAEDGNSSAASPKIHLPHAGRARGKTSWFYAAFLSLAIRALPVDKYWLEGFYKLKPSHRALISRVFVTMYCLLILALAVPIVLLVHFHGQEMSQVWVISLILCSYAFLASLFIWRDWWFYTDLVHLSYGPLLAFYAAAAIGPRTAIFILHWSTLWAAGYLGCSIALHRLHKGTERGIDKLPRPSCPSKDAAEGFARSVYIKAFIISVGWTMYMAVMVYGLEVTEELTIVLILSSIGWPYVTLWLCHASYNLMRGVLLKGPMSSLPYLVPCVMLSPAIMFLSLILAVLFHWLLLMVLVGFLGYHLAVYSRYLHTAAPWYVL, encoded by the coding sequence ATGGCCGCCTCCCCTCCTCCGACAAAAGGGCAGTCAAACTCGATCGATACGCTCAGCCGCTGCCTGCTCGATTCAACCGGGGACACCGAAATCACACCGAGCGAGACTGAACTCGGCAATATGGAGATGGCTGGAGACAAAGGTTGCTCCGACGACACACACTCGATTCCGCCAACGGAGATCAAGGTCGCCGGCGCTGAAGACGGGAATTCCTCCGCCGCCAGTCCCAAGATCCACCTGCCGCACGCCGGAAGAGCCCGTGGGAAGACGTCTTGGTTCTACGCCGCCTTCCTTTCTCTGGCCATCCGCGCCTTACCCGTGGACAAGTACTGGCTCGAGGGCTTCTATAAGCTCAAACCCTCCCACCGTGCATTGATCAGCCGTGTCTTTGTGACCATGTATTGCTTGCTGATCCTGGCCTTGGCCGTTCCTATCGTGTTACTGGTGCACTTCCACGGGCAGGAGATGTCCCAGGTGTGGGTCATCTCGCTCATTCTGTGTTCATACGCCTTCCTTGCCTCCCTGTTCATCTGGAGGGATTGGTGGTTCTACACAGACCTCGTACATCTCTCATACGGCCCCCTGTTGGCCTTCTACGCCGCCGCTGCCATCGGCCCTCGCACCGCCATCTTTATCCTGCATTGGAGCACGCTATGGGCTGCTGGGTACCTGGGCTGCTCCATCGCTTTGCACCGCCTGCACAAGGGGACTGAGCGGGGCATTGACAAGTTGCCTAGGCCGTCGTGCCCTAGCAAGGACGCGGCCGAAGGATTCGCCCGCTCGGTCTATATCAAAGCATTCATTATCTCGGTGGGTTGGACTATGTACATGGCGGTGATGGTCTATGGACTGGAGGTGACTGAAGAGCTGACTATTGTCTTGATCCTCTCTAGCATTGGCTGGCCCTATGTCACCCTCTGGTTATGCCATGCCTCTTATAATCTCATGCGCGGAGTTCTCCTTAAGGGGCCAATGAGTTCACTTCCCTATCTGGTCCCATGTGTTATGCTCTCTCCTGCCATCATGTTTCTGTCTCTTATCCTCGCCGTATTGTTCCATTGGCTGTTGCTCATGGTCTTGGTTGGCTTCCTTGGGTACCATCTCGCTGTTTACTCACGCTACTTGCACACCGCCGCACCATGGTATGTACTGTGA